The following are encoded in a window of Nakamurella sp. A5-74 genomic DNA:
- a CDS encoding helix-turn-helix transcriptional regulator produces MPTRRAVEQAARAAEHLGNRVREYREAHGLTQEQLAERAGISRNQVQNIEHSRNNSRDADGRQGSGNPRLDTVFALADALNIEVSELLGDVARH; encoded by the coding sequence ATGCCCACCCGCCGCGCCGTCGAGCAGGCGGCACGGGCGGCAGAGCACCTCGGCAACCGGGTGCGTGAGTACCGCGAAGCTCATGGCCTGACCCAGGAGCAACTGGCCGAGCGAGCCGGCATCAGCCGCAATCAGGTCCAGAACATCGAACACTCTCGCAACAACTCACGTGATGCCGATGGCCGCCAGGGCTCGGGCAACCCGCGACTCGACACGGTGTTCGCTCTCGCAGATGCACTCAACATCGAGGTGTCCGAACTGCTCGGCGACGTGGCCCGGCACTGA
- a CDS encoding helicase-related protein, with the protein MELEELRPHQVLRSVLVDTEIVVRAVERISSDAVRLTYATPAGAIGELIAFGADVQGWEVVERPTRGFDASAEEFRLVAEAWRIRSAASTRGMGAVTSSEVEPLPHQIRAVYGPLIEGAPLRFLLADDPGAGKTIMAGLYIKELILRDDVRRCLIVAPGGLVEQWQDELREKFGLRFEILSATMAAEASGSVFEEHPLVIARMDQLVRNERINADLDEAAWDLVVVDEAHRMAAHYYGGEVTRTKRFELGERLAERTRHLLLMTATPHAGKEEDFQLFLTLLDPDRFAGAYVPGVHDRSTDGLMRRMIKEDLLTFEGTPLFPERIAQTVRYELTDAEAELYESVTTYVRTEMNRAQRLDDGRARTVGFALTVLQRRLASSPEAIMRSLERRVGRLERLRADLLAGVVREPMSAGEFGAARSAFDGDADGFTAAEVEEAEDAVVDAATAARTAQEVEAELMVLRDLAAESRRVRDVGTDRKWGELRTILDAEILAQRTAGGADEGSSHARKIIVFTEHRDTLEYLRRRIVQLLGDPVAVEVIHGGVSRPERRRVTAEFTHNPECRVLVATDAAGEGLNLQVAHLMVNYDLPWNPNRLEQRFGRIHRIGQREVCRLWNLVAVNTREGEVFDRLLEKIDEQRIAYGSKVFDVLGAAFAERPLRELLLDAIQYGDRPEVRARMHQQIDASVAAGLAELVRERSIAAPPMSAEELERMRREMAEAKGRKLEPFYIAQAFRGIFGRLGGRLVRRESGRFEITHVPAALRAQPGRAIASRFERVTFDQQQVAPASGARAELLAPGHPLHDEVLDTAIRSWGSVLERGTVLVSEALQEPRLLVGVRLEVVDQAGSVPAVRFGYLWADADGRVEPLGDAPYLDLEEAADSEPVRAARSDGRWTGVERAVVDAVIGGALPEFLAEIRSRRLPQLQRTREAVTARLSSEVNRLTAASWEAADRASRGLAVRETPESLQRKGNDLDERLRRRSVQISAQEKLTARSPRVVAAALVVPASWENAAPQPNAVSVADREAVDRRGVDAVLAAERALGAVPEEQAHHNKGYDVLSFRNGRPIHIEVKSRIAGSTDFSISHTQVIHSLNMGDDYRLALVRVDPRGPDHDEVHYLERPFAGSDFGAQSAYEKHVLDWKKTWERGGLPF; encoded by the coding sequence ATGGAACTCGAGGAGCTGCGCCCGCACCAGGTGCTGCGTTCGGTGTTGGTCGACACCGAGATCGTGGTGCGTGCCGTCGAGCGGATCAGCTCGGATGCCGTCCGCCTGACCTACGCGACGCCGGCGGGGGCGATCGGCGAACTGATCGCCTTCGGCGCCGACGTCCAGGGCTGGGAGGTCGTCGAGCGACCGACCCGCGGCTTCGATGCCAGCGCCGAGGAGTTCCGGCTGGTAGCGGAGGCCTGGCGGATCCGATCGGCGGCCAGCACCCGAGGGATGGGTGCCGTCACCTCCAGTGAGGTCGAGCCGCTTCCGCACCAGATCCGCGCGGTCTACGGCCCGCTCATCGAGGGTGCGCCGTTGCGATTCCTGCTGGCGGACGATCCCGGAGCCGGGAAGACCATCATGGCGGGGCTGTACATCAAGGAGTTGATCCTGCGCGACGACGTCCGCAGGTGCCTGATCGTCGCTCCCGGTGGATTGGTGGAGCAGTGGCAGGACGAGCTGCGGGAGAAGTTCGGCCTCCGGTTCGAGATCCTCTCGGCCACCATGGCCGCCGAAGCATCCGGATCGGTGTTCGAAGAACATCCGCTGGTGATCGCGCGCATGGACCAGCTGGTCCGCAACGAGCGGATCAACGCCGATCTGGACGAGGCTGCGTGGGATCTGGTGGTGGTCGACGAAGCCCACCGGATGGCAGCGCACTACTACGGCGGTGAGGTGACGCGGACCAAACGGTTCGAGCTGGGTGAGCGGCTGGCCGAGCGCACCCGTCACCTGCTGCTGATGACGGCGACCCCACACGCCGGCAAGGAGGAGGACTTCCAGCTGTTCCTCACGCTGCTGGACCCCGATCGATTCGCAGGTGCGTACGTCCCCGGCGTGCACGACCGCAGCACCGACGGTCTGATGCGCCGGATGATCAAGGAAGACCTGCTCACCTTCGAGGGCACTCCGCTGTTTCCCGAACGCATCGCCCAGACCGTGCGGTACGAGCTCACCGACGCGGAGGCGGAGCTCTACGAATCGGTCACCACCTACGTGCGCACCGAGATGAACCGTGCCCAACGTCTCGACGACGGACGTGCCCGCACCGTCGGGTTCGCCCTGACGGTTCTGCAGCGGCGGTTGGCCTCCAGCCCGGAGGCGATCATGCGGTCCCTGGAACGCAGGGTCGGGCGCCTCGAGAGGCTCCGGGCCGATCTGCTGGCGGGAGTCGTCCGGGAACCCATGAGCGCGGGCGAGTTCGGCGCAGCGAGATCTGCCTTCGACGGTGATGCTGATGGCTTCACCGCGGCCGAGGTCGAGGAAGCCGAGGACGCTGTGGTCGACGCCGCGACCGCGGCCCGGACGGCCCAGGAGGTCGAGGCCGAACTCATGGTCCTGCGTGACCTCGCCGCCGAATCCCGCCGGGTGCGCGATGTCGGAACGGATCGCAAGTGGGGGGAGCTGCGGACGATCCTCGATGCCGAGATCCTCGCTCAGCGCACGGCCGGAGGGGCCGACGAGGGTTCCAGCCACGCACGCAAGATCATCGTGTTCACCGAACACCGGGACACCCTGGAGTATCTGCGCCGACGGATCGTCCAACTGCTGGGCGATCCGGTTGCGGTGGAAGTGATCCACGGCGGCGTCAGCAGGCCGGAGCGTCGACGGGTGACGGCCGAGTTCACCCACAACCCCGAGTGCCGGGTGCTGGTCGCCACGGATGCGGCGGGTGAAGGTCTGAACCTGCAGGTGGCGCACCTGATGGTGAACTACGACCTGCCGTGGAACCCGAACCGGTTGGAGCAGCGGTTCGGGCGGATCCACCGGATCGGTCAGCGCGAGGTGTGTCGGCTGTGGAACCTCGTCGCGGTGAACACCCGGGAGGGTGAGGTCTTCGACCGGTTGCTCGAGAAGATCGACGAGCAGCGGATCGCCTACGGCAGCAAAGTTTTCGACGTACTCGGGGCCGCGTTCGCCGAGCGTCCGCTGCGCGAGCTGCTGCTCGACGCGATCCAGTACGGCGATCGGCCCGAGGTCCGCGCCCGGATGCATCAGCAGATCGATGCCTCGGTCGCGGCGGGGCTCGCGGAACTCGTGCGGGAACGGTCGATCGCCGCGCCGCCGATGTCGGCAGAGGAGCTGGAGCGGATGCGGCGCGAGATGGCGGAGGCGAAGGGCCGCAAGCTCGAACCGTTCTACATCGCGCAGGCGTTCCGGGGGATCTTCGGGCGGCTGGGTGGCCGGCTGGTCCGGCGGGAGAGCGGTCGCTTCGAGATCACCCACGTGCCGGCAGCGCTGCGGGCGCAGCCGGGCCGTGCCATCGCCAGTCGCTTTGAGCGGGTGACTTTCGACCAGCAGCAGGTGGCCCCGGCTTCGGGGGCCCGAGCAGAGCTGCTGGCACCTGGGCATCCTCTGCACGACGAGGTGCTCGACACGGCGATCCGATCGTGGGGGTCGGTGCTGGAGCGCGGGACCGTGCTGGTGTCCGAGGCGCTGCAGGAGCCGCGTCTGTTGGTCGGGGTCCGCTTGGAGGTCGTCGACCAGGCAGGTTCGGTGCCGGCGGTGCGGTTCGGCTATCTGTGGGCCGATGCAGACGGTCGGGTGGAGCCGTTGGGGGATGCGCCCTATCTGGATCTCGAGGAGGCGGCGGATTCGGAGCCGGTGCGAGCAGCGCGGTCCGACGGCCGGTGGACAGGCGTGGAACGTGCTGTGGTGGACGCTGTGATCGGTGGTGCTCTCCCGGAGTTCCTGGCCGAGATTCGGAGTCGTCGGCTGCCGCAGCTGCAGCGCACCCGGGAGGCGGTGACTGCTCGTCTGTCGTCGGAGGTCAACCGGCTGACGGCTGCATCGTGGGAAGCAGCGGATCGGGCCTCCCGCGGGCTGGCGGTGCGCGAGACTCCGGAATCGTTGCAGCGCAAAGGGAACGATCTGGATGAGCGACTGCGGCGGCGGAGTGTGCAGATCAGCGCCCAGGAGAAGCTGACAGCGAGGAGCCCGCGGGTGGTGGCGGCTGCCCTGGTGGTTCCCGCCTCGTGGGAAAACGCTGCGCCGCAGCCGAATGCGGTGTCGGTGGCCGACCGCGAGGCGGTGGATCGGCGTGGGGTTGACGCGGTGCTGGCAGCGGAGCGGGCGCTCGGCGCAGTCCCGGAGGAGCAGGCGCACCACAACAAGGGCTACGACGTGCTGTCGTTCCGGAACGGCCGGCCGATCCACATCGAGGTGAAATCGCGGATCGCGGGCAGCACCGACTTCTCGATCTCCCACACCCAGGTGATCCATTCGCTGAACATGGGCGATGACTACCGACTGGCACTGGTGCGGGTGGATCCGCGTGGACCCGATCATGACGAGGTGCACTACCTGGAACGGCCGTTCGCGGGAAGCGACTTCGGCGCGCAGTCCGCCTACGAGAAGCACGTGCTGGACTGGAAGAAGACCTGGGAGCGTGGCGGGCTGCCGTTCTGA
- a CDS encoding DUF1156 domain-containing protein, producing MSGESAGTSAPRRKLIEVALPLEAINRESAREKSIRHGHPSTLHLWWARRPLAAARAVLFAQLVDDPSSNPEEFPTEEAQRAERERLHQLIEKLVVWENVRNTELFEQAHQEILKSTNGNPPPILDPFAGGGTIPLEAQRLGLEAHASDLNPVAVLINKALIEIPPKFAGQRPVFPGLADSQLNNWTGAAGLAADVRAYGGWMREEAERRIGHLYPKATLDDGSEATVIAWIWARTVTCPNPGCAIEMPLVRSWWLGKKRGKEAYVVPTVVEDHSVPAGRRVEFSIGHEAGGPSLEATMSGRQGAVCLACESLVPKDHIKYEGIAGRMGAVLLAVVAEGKRQRLYLAPSAGHVEAARVPRPLDVPDQKLGFDPRNLWTPQYGLSSWADLFTPRQLTALTTFSDLVMEARERVIADGGSSAYADAVATYLGFGVSKSTDYQNALCSWRSDVKNEGIGHLFARQAIPMIWDFCEANPLSQSSGNMLDQWVWVAKSLEKLPEAAVGFARQADASSVGGADMLISTDPPYYDNIGYSDLSDFFYVWLRRSLRDVHPELLSTMLVPKAEELVANPYRHNGKDGAKQFFEDGFRQVFARAREHALPDFPITVYYAFKQSEASIDGTSSSGWETLLDGMIRSGWSITSTWPMRSELSNRMIASGTNALASSIVLSLRPRADDAPTTDRRGFIGALMAELPDALRTLQQGAIAPVDLPQAAIGPGMAVFSRYAKVVEADGSPMSVRSALQRINEILDQVLSEQEGDFDVDTRFAIAWYRQNGYGTGAYGDADNLARARNTAVAGLEQAGILTGRAGKVALLRADTYPADYDVVADDRTGSWEALHHMIRLLNTGGIPAAGAFLALAEQRPDGAVDGDLVKELAFLLFSIAEKAGRSADALAFNGVATAWSEILAASRETAAPISQGAFEFDTESD from the coding sequence ATGTCGGGGGAGTCAGCGGGGACGTCAGCACCGCGCAGGAAGCTGATCGAGGTCGCGCTCCCGCTCGAGGCGATCAACCGGGAGTCGGCGCGGGAGAAGTCGATCCGGCACGGCCACCCCTCGACCCTGCACCTGTGGTGGGCCCGACGTCCGCTCGCGGCCGCCCGCGCTGTCCTGTTCGCGCAGCTCGTCGACGACCCTTCGTCGAATCCCGAGGAGTTCCCGACCGAGGAAGCCCAGCGCGCCGAACGCGAACGGCTGCACCAGCTGATCGAGAAGCTCGTCGTCTGGGAGAACGTGCGCAACACCGAGCTTTTCGAGCAGGCGCACCAGGAGATCCTCAAGTCCACCAACGGGAACCCGCCGCCGATCCTCGACCCGTTCGCCGGCGGCGGCACCATCCCGCTGGAAGCCCAGCGTCTGGGGCTTGAGGCGCATGCTTCCGACCTCAACCCGGTGGCCGTGCTCATCAACAAGGCCCTGATCGAGATCCCACCGAAGTTCGCCGGGCAGCGCCCGGTGTTCCCCGGCCTGGCCGACTCCCAGCTGAACAACTGGACTGGCGCTGCCGGACTCGCTGCCGATGTGCGTGCCTACGGCGGTTGGATGCGTGAGGAAGCCGAGAGGCGGATCGGGCATCTGTACCCGAAGGCGACCCTGGACGACGGTTCCGAGGCCACGGTGATCGCCTGGATCTGGGCGCGGACTGTCACCTGCCCCAACCCCGGCTGCGCCATCGAGATGCCGCTGGTGCGCTCCTGGTGGCTCGGCAAGAAGAGGGGCAAGGAGGCGTACGTCGTCCCCACGGTGGTCGAGGACCATTCGGTGCCGGCGGGGCGGCGGGTGGAGTTCAGCATCGGGCACGAAGCTGGCGGACCAAGTCTCGAGGCAACCATGTCCGGCCGCCAGGGCGCTGTGTGCTTGGCCTGTGAATCACTGGTGCCGAAGGACCACATCAAGTACGAAGGAATCGCTGGGAGGATGGGGGCTGTCCTCTTGGCTGTGGTTGCTGAGGGAAAGCGTCAGCGCTTGTACTTGGCGCCCTCGGCTGGCCACGTCGAGGCAGCTCGCGTTCCAAGGCCGTTGGACGTTCCTGACCAGAAGCTGGGGTTCGATCCGCGAAACCTGTGGACCCCGCAGTACGGGCTCTCGTCGTGGGCGGATCTCTTCACCCCGCGGCAGCTGACGGCGCTGACCACCTTCTCCGACCTCGTGATGGAGGCGCGGGAGCGGGTGATCGCCGACGGCGGGTCGTCTGCCTACGCCGATGCTGTGGCGACGTACCTGGGCTTCGGAGTATCGAAGTCGACCGACTATCAAAACGCGCTCTGTTCTTGGCGTTCTGATGTGAAAAACGAAGGCATCGGCCACCTCTTCGCACGCCAGGCGATCCCCATGATCTGGGACTTCTGTGAAGCGAACCCGCTTTCTCAGTCGTCCGGAAACATGCTCGACCAGTGGGTCTGGGTTGCAAAGTCCCTCGAGAAGTTGCCAGAGGCAGCTGTGGGTTTCGCGAGACAGGCGGACGCATCGTCGGTCGGGGGCGCAGATATGCTCATCTCCACCGACCCTCCCTACTACGACAACATTGGCTACTCGGACCTGTCCGACTTCTTCTACGTGTGGCTCCGGCGCTCGCTGCGCGATGTGCATCCTGAGCTGCTGAGCACGATGCTCGTGCCGAAAGCCGAGGAGCTGGTGGCGAACCCTTACCGGCACAACGGGAAGGACGGCGCAAAGCAGTTCTTCGAGGACGGCTTCCGGCAGGTGTTCGCTCGTGCTCGTGAGCACGCACTTCCCGATTTCCCGATCACGGTGTACTACGCGTTCAAACAGTCCGAAGCCTCGATAGATGGGACATCGTCGTCCGGTTGGGAAACGTTGCTGGACGGCATGATCCGCTCCGGCTGGTCGATCACGTCCACCTGGCCGATGCGCAGTGAGTTGTCCAACCGGATGATCGCCAGCGGTACGAACGCATTGGCCTCGTCCATCGTGCTGTCGCTGCGACCCCGCGCGGACGACGCTCCGACCACCGACCGGCGTGGGTTCATCGGGGCGCTGATGGCCGAGCTGCCGGACGCGCTGCGCACGCTGCAGCAGGGCGCCATCGCTCCCGTCGATCTTCCGCAGGCAGCGATCGGACCGGGGATGGCGGTGTTTTCGCGGTACGCGAAGGTCGTCGAGGCCGACGGTTCACCGATGAGCGTTCGGTCAGCGCTGCAGCGGATCAACGAGATCCTCGACCAGGTGCTCAGCGAGCAGGAGGGCGACTTCGACGTCGACACCCGGTTCGCGATCGCCTGGTACCGGCAGAACGGCTACGGCACCGGCGCCTACGGCGATGCCGACAACCTGGCCCGCGCACGGAACACCGCCGTCGCCGGGCTCGAGCAGGCCGGCATTCTCACCGGCCGGGCCGGCAAAGTGGCGCTGCTGCGCGCGGACACCTACCCCGCCGACTACGACGTGGTTGCCGATGATCGCACCGGGTCGTGGGAAGCGCTGCACCACATGATCCGGCTGCTGAACACTGGCGGCATACCCGCTGCCGGTGCGTTCCTGGCGCTCGCCGAGCAGCGCCCCGACGGCGCCGTCGACGGCGACCTGGTCAAGGAGCTGGCCTTCCTGCTGTTCTCCATCGCCGAGAAAGCCGGCCGCAGTGCCGATGCACTGGCGTTCAACGGCGTCGCCACCGCCTGGTCGGAGATCCTGGCCGCCTCTCGAGAAACTGCGGCACCAATCTCCCAGGGCGCCTTCGAGTTCGACACCGAGTCCGACTAG
- a CDS encoding DUF222 domain-containing protein produces MQFAADGRRPFLVEFARMGSLAQRTAHLARLDVDETWLGLLASLTSELPLHDSDSATGLGPDLLAAAAAPPSAFPGLAHEPAAIGSEEQRRETALGLAQLIGQLDRVAAWAGARQAAAMAALARPGVAVPVGDLLDAVTQGRSGGPLGTDSADALRSSDFEAETWQEVSVSGDPVWDDAVQEQAARIAAAEVGAQLAWAPSTARSRMAESTDVVDALPRAHQLWSLGRLDRSRVMVLADRTRDLDPAARELVEEQLLDDGGAVVRAKTPARVRALVDRCAAALDPEAIRRRQERARQDRDVFVSPRDDGMSRFSADVATPVAVLARAVIDCVAKDLPSERSIGQRRADVFADIFTRLAADGHVDLRRDPDPSTSNCPAAGQQQPTDRPDIPTNDSTTVGTSSLDAPNADTRSEDTPVLPPDWERIDSGVTVVVDASTLAGVDLADTASVEGALLGSHPALPEELVTALARSARRVRIAVKGATMDAGSDACASGCASAATNLALGADVYRPSAKLAEQLLLRDRVCRFPGCRHPARACDLDHRVPFAEGGPTTAENMDALCRFHHRLKTFTGWRAVRAPGNCLTWTTPLGAVIADDPELVSAPGMTPPRPPGPSSPLDDPPPF; encoded by the coding sequence ATGCAATTCGCTGCCGACGGTCGGCGGCCGTTCCTCGTCGAGTTCGCTCGGATGGGGTCGTTGGCCCAGCGCACTGCCCATCTGGCGCGGCTCGACGTGGACGAGACCTGGCTCGGACTCCTCGCTTCGCTCACCAGCGAGCTGCCACTGCACGATTCGGATTCTGCAACGGGTCTGGGACCTGATCTGCTGGCAGCGGCCGCAGCGCCCCCGAGCGCATTCCCAGGCTTGGCCCACGAACCGGCTGCGATCGGCTCGGAGGAGCAGCGCCGCGAGACCGCACTGGGACTTGCCCAGCTGATCGGACAGCTGGATCGGGTGGCCGCCTGGGCCGGCGCACGGCAGGCAGCAGCGATGGCGGCCTTGGCCCGACCAGGGGTTGCCGTACCCGTCGGCGATCTGCTGGACGCTGTCACCCAGGGCAGGTCAGGAGGGCCGCTAGGTACTGACAGCGCTGATGCGCTCCGCAGCAGCGACTTCGAGGCCGAGACCTGGCAGGAAGTCTCCGTCAGCGGTGATCCGGTCTGGGACGACGCTGTGCAGGAGCAAGCCGCCCGCATCGCCGCCGCCGAAGTCGGCGCACAGCTCGCCTGGGCGCCGTCCACTGCCCGATCGCGGATGGCCGAGTCGACCGACGTCGTCGATGCACTGCCGCGCGCCCACCAGCTGTGGTCCCTGGGACGGCTCGACAGATCTCGGGTCATGGTGCTCGCCGATCGGACCCGCGATCTCGATCCTGCCGCTCGCGAACTGGTCGAGGAGCAGCTGTTGGACGACGGCGGGGCCGTAGTGCGCGCGAAGACGCCCGCACGGGTCCGCGCACTCGTCGATCGCTGCGCCGCAGCGCTCGACCCCGAGGCGATCCGGCGGCGACAGGAACGCGCACGACAGGACCGAGATGTGTTCGTCAGTCCTCGCGATGACGGAATGAGCAGATTCTCTGCCGACGTCGCCACACCGGTCGCTGTGCTCGCGCGAGCCGTGATCGACTGTGTCGCCAAGGATCTGCCGTCGGAGCGATCCATCGGTCAGCGTCGCGCCGACGTGTTCGCCGACATCTTCACTCGCCTCGCCGCAGACGGGCATGTGGATCTGCGGCGCGACCCCGACCCCTCGACCAGCAACTGCCCGGCCGCCGGCCAGCAACAGCCGACTGACAGACCCGACATCCCCACCAACGACTCCACGACGGTCGGCACATCCAGTCTCGACGCACCGAACGCTGACACCCGTTCAGAAGACACCCCGGTCCTGCCGCCGGACTGGGAGCGGATCGACTCCGGGGTCACCGTCGTCGTCGATGCCTCGACGCTCGCCGGAGTGGATCTGGCCGACACCGCCAGCGTCGAGGGCGCACTGCTCGGCAGCCATCCCGCACTGCCCGAGGAACTGGTCACGGCACTCGCACGGTCCGCCCGCCGGGTGCGCATTGCCGTGAAGGGAGCGACCATGGACGCCGGCTCCGACGCGTGCGCCTCCGGCTGCGCGTCGGCGGCGACCAACCTCGCCCTCGGTGCCGACGTCTACCGGCCCTCCGCCAAGCTGGCCGAGCAGCTTTTGCTACGGGACAGGGTCTGCCGCTTCCCCGGCTGTCGCCACCCCGCGCGGGCGTGCGACCTGGACCACCGGGTGCCCTTCGCCGAGGGCGGCCCGACAACGGCCGAGAACATGGACGCACTCTGTCGTTTCCACCATCGGCTGAAGACCTTCACCGGCTGGCGCGCAGTTCGTGCACCCGGAAACTGCCTGACTTGGACTACCCCGCTCGGCGCCGTGATCGCTGACGACCCCGAACTGGTGTCTGCGCCAGGGATGACGCCACCGCGCCCACCCGGACCATCGAGCCCGCTCGACGATCCGCCGCCGTTCTGA
- the folK gene encoding 2-amino-4-hydroxy-6-hydroxymethyldihydropteridine diphosphokinase — MSDAVLSLGSNIGDSRHFLADAVEQLGVEVRAVSSLYRTPPWGGVDQDDFLNIAVLCTSSQDAADDPHFWLRRCHELEETAGRTREVRWGPRTLDADVVVVGELEFSDATLTIPHPLAHERAFVLVPWAEIDPAAELPGHGPIEQLIVGLDVSDIERVGQLR; from the coding sequence ATGAGCGACGCGGTGCTGTCGTTGGGGTCGAACATCGGCGACAGTCGGCATTTCCTGGCCGATGCCGTAGAGCAGCTCGGCGTCGAGGTGCGTGCGGTGTCGTCGCTGTACCGGACGCCACCGTGGGGAGGTGTCGACCAGGACGACTTCCTGAACATCGCAGTGCTCTGCACCAGCTCGCAGGACGCTGCTGACGACCCACATTTCTGGTTGCGGCGCTGCCACGAGCTGGAGGAGACCGCCGGACGGACCCGCGAGGTGCGTTGGGGGCCGCGCACCCTCGATGCAGACGTGGTGGTCGTCGGCGAGCTGGAGTTCTCGGACGCGACGCTGACGATCCCGCACCCGCTCGCGCACGAGCGGGCATTCGTCCTGGTGCCGTGGGCGGAGATCGATCCGGCCGCAGAGCTGCCCGGTCACGGACCGATCGAGCAACTGATCGTCGGGCTCGATGTCTCCGACATCGAACGGGTTGGCCAGCTGCGATGA
- a CDS encoding DUF3180 domain-containing protein — MSGAPAGSGLGLTRWRDLAIVAVIAAVAVKLLLVWNYQRIPALPAAAGVPAALIGIGELAFGIGLRRRIAERAAERTGGTLDPAAVRRRPLEPLMVARVLAVAKATALAGAAVVGLFVGILVHVVPSAALVAAAGQDRTAAVIGVVCALVLTGGGLFLERSCRAPGEPVGDPHGRYSPET; from the coding sequence ATGAGCGGGGCTCCCGCAGGCTCCGGGCTGGGTCTGACCCGCTGGCGTGACCTGGCGATCGTGGCCGTGATCGCAGCGGTGGCGGTGAAACTGCTGCTGGTGTGGAACTACCAACGCATCCCGGCGCTGCCCGCCGCCGCCGGCGTACCGGCTGCGTTGATCGGTATCGGCGAGCTCGCCTTCGGGATCGGGTTGCGTCGTCGGATCGCCGAGCGGGCAGCCGAGCGGACCGGGGGCACGCTGGATCCGGCGGCCGTTCGACGGCGTCCGCTGGAGCCGCTGATGGTTGCCCGGGTGCTGGCAGTGGCCAAGGCCACAGCGCTGGCCGGAGCCGCCGTGGTCGGGTTGTTCGTCGGCATCCTGGTGCACGTGGTGCCATCTGCGGCGTTGGTGGCCGCAGCAGGTCAGGACCGGACTGCTGCGGTGATCGGTGTGGTGTGCGCACTGGTGCTGACCGGGGGAGGGTTGTTCCTGGAACGCAGCTGCCGGGCGCCGGGGGAACCCGTTGGCGACCCGCACGGCCGGTATTCTCCCGAGACATGA
- the folB gene encoding dihydroneopterin aldolase yields MADRIMLTGLKVRGHHGVFEHEKRDGQDFVVDVTVWLDLAPAAETDDLTRTVNYAELAELAGAVVAGEPRDLIETVAAEIADGVLDRFGPSHGLHAVEVTVHKPGAPIPMDFADVAVTARRSVRGGRGWATGSTAGSEAG; encoded by the coding sequence ATGGCTGACCGGATCATGTTGACGGGGCTGAAGGTCCGTGGCCATCACGGCGTCTTCGAGCACGAGAAGCGGGACGGCCAGGACTTCGTCGTCGACGTCACCGTGTGGCTGGACCTCGCCCCGGCCGCAGAGACGGACGACCTGACGCGGACGGTGAACTACGCCGAGCTGGCCGAGCTGGCCGGCGCGGTGGTCGCCGGGGAGCCGCGGGATCTCATCGAGACGGTCGCGGCCGAGATCGCGGACGGCGTGCTGGACAGGTTCGGACCGAGCCACGGCCTGCACGCGGTCGAGGTGACCGTGCACAAACCCGGGGCGCCGATCCCGATGGACTTCGCCGATGTCGCGGTGACGGCCCGTCGGTCTGTTCGCGGTGGTCGTGGCTGGGCGACCGGCAGCACAGCAGGGAGCGAGGCCGGATGA
- a CDS encoding pentapeptide repeat-containing protein — MRRTRLRRTRLRRTRLRRTRLRRTRLRRTRLRRTRLRRTRLRRTRLRRTRLRRTRLRRTRLLPRVDTRTTAPGRRWPICSPPWEPTLESRGGDGAPRTELERVWLARGNGSERSVPGHVAEQFGHLDVECICESEHRVESRVARALAAIGIT; from the coding sequence CTGCGCCGGACGAGACTGCGCCGGACGAGACTGCGCCGGACGAGACTGCGCCGGACGAGACTGCGCCGGACGAGACTGCGCCGGACGAGACTGCGCCGGACGAGACTGCGCCGGACGAGACTGCGCCGGACGAGACTGCGCCGGACGAGACTGCGCCGGACGAGACTGCGCCGGACGAGACTGCTGCCGCGGGTGGACACGAGAACGACGGCACCAGGACGTCGGTGGCCGATCTGCTCGCCTCCCTGGGAGCCAACACTGGAGAGCCGCGGCGGCGACGGCGCGCCGAGGACTGAGCTCGAGCGGGTCTGGCTCGCTCGTGGGAACGGATCGGAGCGGTCAGTGCCGGGCCACGTCGCCGAGCAGTTCGGACACCTCGATGTTGAGTGCATCTGCGAGAGCGAACACCGTGTCGAGTCGCGGGTTGCCCGAGCCCTGGCGGCCATCGGCATCACGTGA